DNA from Nitrospina gracilis Nb-211:
TAGTCCGACTCATGGTGCAAAACGGGATGCCGGAGACTGTCGCATGCGGTGCATCCAGACTGTACGCTACAGGATGTCTTCCGGCTCCTCCGCCCGTCCGGGTGAACGCAAACAAAATTGTTTCGCGTCGAACTTATTGTTTTTCACAAAAAATTTTTCTTTTTTTAATGGTTGGAAATCCAGACCTTTTTCCACAGTCCTCCGTTCCTGATGCACTTTAATCTTTAATCTAAATTTGAAGGCCTTACACTGATTTTATCCATTTTTGAAGCCAAACATTCAGGCGAGGCATCTGGAAAACTGGAAAACGCACGAACGAAACCGGGTTCAAAAATCGAGAGGGGGACGCCGCAAGGCAATGCGGTTTTGGTGGATCCATATAAAGGGTGAAAAAATGTTTTCCAATCAACTGCTTGAAAAAGGAAAGGTCGCGCAAAGGCAGGGCCGGTTTCAGGAAGCCACACAACACCTCGGTCAATTTCTTGAAACGCATCTGGAAAAACTGGGGGAAAACCACCCGGTGATCGCCGCCACCTGGTTTCGTTTGGGGCAACTGTGGATGGAGCAAGGCGATCCAGTCCAAGCGTTGGTCTATTTTGAAAAAACCAAGAGCAGCCAGGTTCGGAACCTCGGTGAAACGCACGTTCACCTGACCAACACGTGGAACCAGATGGCCGCCGCCTGCGTGGACCAGGATGACTACGACCGCGCTATCGAATGCCACCAGCAGGCGCTGGACATCAGCCTGCGCCATTACAGCGAGTACCATCCGTCGGTCGCACTGACCTGCAAGAGTCTCGGTATGGTGTGGTACCGCAAGGGTGATCTCGATCAGGCGCTTCTTTTCATCCAGAAAGCATTGGGGGGTCTCCGCACCATTTGCGCCCAGGATCACCCCTTGCTTGCCCAGACCTGGAACAACCTGGGTATGATATCCGAAGCACAGGGCAACCAAAGGGAAGCGTGCAATTATTTCACCAAGGCGCTGGACGTGGCGTGCAAAGCGGGATTGGATACCTTGAAATTCACGCTTGAGCAGAAACTGGAAGAGCTGACGGTGCTGCAGGAAGGTGACGAAGAGCAGACGGCGGCGGACGCCGCCGAAGAAGCAACCCATGAGGAACCCGCCGCCCCGGAATCCACCTTGTATGCCGGAACGAAATCCCGCTCCCATTAAACGCCGGCCCCAAACTCCAGCCGGGAAGGAATCCCTTTCCGCCATTCACAAACTGGTCTGCCCTGGTTCGTATCAACCCTTGTTACGTTGAGGCTCCCATCGTTTTTACGGAACCCGCGGGAGCATCAAAACATGCCCGAAGGGCTGTCGTAAAACTGCTCGTTGCCGTTGACCCCGTCTTCCAGAACATCCTTGTATATCAGGTCCCAGTGGCCGTCTTCGTCCACGTCGTAAACATAAAAGAGCGGTTGCGGCGTGGCGATGTAAAGATACCGGTGACCCTGGTAGGAAACATAGAAGATCGGAGAGGCCGGATAGATCGCCGCGACCGTGACAAGAGGTTCCGCGGACATGTAGGACCGGACCAACGTCGCACCGTGTAAAAATCCGCGATTCCGTTGCCATTAAGATCGTACCCGACGATCACCATACCACCCGGCTGCGTATTCCAACCCGTGCGGGTTTGCAGGGGGGGCTCACCCTGAAGTTGAATGTGCGTGGCGCCTGCCGGAGCCGTCCACATTATCAGGGCCAAACAAACTGTAGCAACCATCATCCAGTGTTTCATGGTTCCCACCCCCTTTCTCCTTATCGGCCCGGATCCGATTTTTCATGACCCGGCCTTCACTAAAATTAATGCATAAGCCATGCCATAACTGAGTGGTGGGCGGACGCGTTTCCTTGCTTGCGGCGGCGGAGGAGGCTCTTTCAAGTCACGAAACCCAATGGGATAAAGAGCCCTGTGCCGTCATCATTCCTGGTGACGGCGCGCACATTTTTTGTAAGGACCCGGGAGTGGAACGCGGTCATGACCATTTGTGTCACCGTCCCAAATCTGATTGCCGTTTTTTGTTCGAGGCCTATATTGATTTACGAGGACCGGTTGGTTACGGTTTGGGGGATTTATTTTTGATTCTCATTACTAACTTCCCGATACGGGAATCGAAGAAGGAGGCACGTTATGTGGATCGATGTAATGGGAATCGTGGTTGCCCTGTTCATCGTCGCCATGCTGGCGGTCGAGCTGTTGGAGGGGAACCGGCTTTTCCAGTAATGAAAATTGAATAGGTAGGAAGTCTGCTAAGTCAGAAAGGGCGGTCACGCACCGCAAATAAGGGATCCCCCTTATGAGACTGCTGCGCACCAGCGAAGTGGGCGGCAGTCTTTTTTATTAGCCTGGACTGTCTCGTCGGGCACGGATTCCGGACCCGGAATCCGGGTCGTGTTTCCGTGATAACGGTTCCCGGTTTCAAATTCTACAAACCTTCCCGCCCCTGCCGCTCATCATAATTAACAAACATTCCATCCACCGTGCCCTGCGCGGAGACGGACGGATCTTGGATCCGGTCCGGCGCCAGGCCGGGACGCAGGGTCATGGCATTGTCCTGGAGAAGACATCATGAAAGCATCCGATCTGTTTGTCCACGCTCTCGAACAGGAGGGCGTGGAATCCATCTTCGGCGTCCCCGGCGAGGAAACGCTGAACCTGATGGAGTCCCTGCGTCATTCGAACATCCGCTTCATCCTCACCCGTCACGAGCAGGCGGCGGGGTTCATGGCCGCCACCTACGGACGGCTCACCGGCCGGGTGGGCGTCTGCCTGTCCACGCTCGGCCCCGGCGTGACCAATCTGGTGACCGCCGGCGCCTACGCCCAACTGGGCGCCATGCCCATGCTCATGATCTCCGGCCAGAAACCCATTAAGAAGAGCAAGCAGGGACGGTTCCAGATCGTCGATGCCATCGCCATGATGCGGCCGCTGACCAAGTCCACGCGGCAGGTGGTGCACGGCAACAGCATTTCCGTCATCGTGCGTGAGTCGGTGCGGCTGGCGCAGGAAGAACGACCCGGCGCAGTGCACATCGAACTGCCGGAAGACATCGCCGAGGAAGAATGCACCGCCCGGCCATACCCGGTGCAGACGACGCGCCGCCCGCACGCGGACGAACTGGCCATCGAACAGGCGGCGCAGATGCTGATGCAGGCCAAGCGGCCGCTCCTCCTCATCGGCGCCGGTGCCAACCGCTACCGCACCAGCCAGGCGCTCCGGCAATTTGTCGATCACACCGGCATTTATTTTTTCAACACGCAGATGGGCAAGGGCGTGGTGGACGAGCGGCATCCCAGATTCCTCGGCACCGCCGCGCTCTCAAACAAGGATTACTTGCACTGCGCCATCGAACAGGCGGACCTCATCCTCAACGTCGGCCACGACGTCATCGAAAAACCGCCGTTCTTCATGTACGCGAACGGCAGTACGCAGGTCATCCATGTCAACTTCTTCTCGTCCAATGTGGATGAGGTGTACTTCCCGCAACTCGACGTGGTGGGCGACATCGCCGACAGCATCGAGCGCCTGTACCGACACATCACCCCTTCGGCGCAGTGGGAACTCAGTTTCTTTGAAAAAGTGAAGCTGGAGCTGGAACAACACATCGAGGAAAAGGCCGTGCAACCGCGCTTTCCCGTGGGTCCCGAATTTCTTGTCGGGGAGATTCGCCGCATCATGCCGGACGACGGCATCCTCGCCCTCGACAATGGCCTGTACAAAATCTGGTTCGCGCGCAACTACAAGGCGTACGGACTGAACACTCTGCTTCTCGACAACGCGCTGGCCAGCATGGGCGCGGGCCTGCCTTCCGCCATGGCGGCGCGCATGGTGTTCCCGGAACGCAAGGTGATGGCCATCTGCGGCGACGGCGGTTTCATGATGAACGCGCAGGAACTGGAAACCGCGGTGCGGCTGAAACTGGACCTGGTGATCGTGGTGCTGTGCGACAACGCGTACGGCATGATCAAGTGGAAACAGACGGAGCTGGGATTCCCCGCGTTCGGCATGGATTACACCAATCCGGACTTTTGCAAATTCGCCGAAGCGCATGGCGCCACCGGACACCGGGTGAAGCGGGCGGAAGAGTTATTTAATGTACTGGGAGATTGCTTCAATACGCCGGGCATCCACCTGGTGGAAGTGCCGATCGATTATGCCGAGGACGAGAAGGACCTGGTCGAGGAGATCAAATCCAAAACCGAAGCGCTGTGATGCGGAATCAACCGGTTAACAGGCAACGCCACGCTTTGGCAGGGCGCGGGAAACGCGCGATGGTGGTGCGGGTGCCGCCCGGCAGTTTCACGCTTTTTTGCGGGTTTTCGCCGTCTTCGCCCGGGCCGATTTGGCGGGGGCTTTCTGCGCTTTGGCAGGCTTGTTGTTTTTGCGGAACATGGACGGCTTTTCGATCAACTGTGCCGAGCGTTTCCGCAGAGAGTTTACGGAGATCACTTTCTTCAGATTGCCTGAGCTGTCAAATACCTTTACTTCATGCATGGACCAATATCCTTATGGGTGTGGCAGAGGGGGGCTGGGAGGAGGAGCGAGGCACAAAAAAAACCATCGTTCTGAATGGCCGGCAATCAAACCTTTGATTTAAAAGGCGTTTCATTTATACCGGGACTCCGGGGCGCACCAACTTCTGCCTGTGTCAAACCATCTAATCTCTGTTTTGTTCCTTATTATAACACAGGCTCCCCACCATTTGGAGGCCATTTACCGGGCCATAAAGGGTGGTCCGTTTTGGCGAAAATAATTTTGCCCGGCGTGCGCCCGGCTCCCCTGCCGGGAACGAGCGGAGTCATCCCACAGGCGGCAACCAATAGGCCCACAAATAATACCCGCTCCAAATCAACAGGCCCACGCCAACCAGAATCAACCACAGGGGAACATAACCATCCCGCTCGCGGATACCTGCGGTCTGGTAGGTGTATTCCTCATCGGGTCCGTGCGCGTCTTCGGTTTTGGACCCGGCGGTGGGAACGGTTCTGTTTTCGCTAACCGGCATTTCAATTCTCCTTTTTTCTGCAACAAAAAGTTTACCTGCATGTGCGTGCCGAACCTGGAGGGCATCAGCCCCCCAGTTTGGTTTCACTCACGCCGCTCAATTCCACCACCTTCTCCTCCAACCGTCCCTGATCGGCGGCGTTGGACAGCATCGCCCAGATGTTGCGGCGCACGTTTTCAAGCGCACCGGGATCGACCCCCACCGCAAGCAGACGGTCTTCATAGGTCTGCACGCGCAGGGATTGAACAAAGTGCACGATATCCCACACCTGTTTGGCATCGAGCGTTCCCTTGAAAACCGGCATGGGATCGCCACCGACTCCGTTCATGATGGTGCGGAACAGGTGGCGGCTGTCGTGGCCCAGTTTCACACCGCCTTCCTCGCCCGCAGGCAGGGTGAAGTTCGCGGGTTGAATGGGAAATCCCCACGCATCATTCAGTGCGCCGGCAAGCGGTCCGTCACCCCGCCCTTCGGCTCCGTGACACGACGCGCAGTTATTGCTGTAGAGCTTGCCGCCGTTTTCAATGGACGCGAGCGTCACCCGCGTCTCCTTGGGAATGGCGATTGGGTCCTTCACCTCTTCCTGTTTCCAGCGGTCGGAAAAGGTTTTGATGTACTGGATGACCGCCAGCCGTTCGTTCTGCGTCAGGTTGTGCCACGGCGGCATGCCGGTGCCCCACAACCCGTGCGTGATGGTTTTGAACAGATCCCCATCCGTGGGAAGAGCATCCTTGCCCGGCGTGGAGTGGAACTTGAAAATGCCTTTGGTAAAATCGCGCGGCTTGGGATCGAGGAATTTTGCCGAAGGGCCAGTGCCGTCGCCTGCGTCCCCGTGACAGCCGGAACAGCGGGCGTCATACACTTTTTCGCCCAAAGGCAGAAGGTCCCTTTGAATGTGACTGCCGGGGTTGATGCCGGTTCCGACGGACAGGTTGATGGAGACGAAGTTCTCGCGCCAGTCGCCGATGCCGGTGCCCAGCCGCTGGATGTAGGCGACCAGTGCCTTTCCGTCTTCGTTGAGCTTCGGCGCTTCGCCTTCCTTCTCCGGCTCCTCAAACAGCCACGGGAAGCGTGGCATGATGGAGTCCTTCTTCACCGCACGCGGATTCCAGTGATGCGCCGCGTGCCAGCCGTCGCTGTAACGCCGGCCGACGCGCGTGAGATCAGGACCAATCCGCCGCGTGCTGAACAGGTGCGGCAGGTCGTGCACGTACTCGCCGTTCTGCGACACCGGACCCCAGCGGAAATTCTCGCCCGTTACCGGGCGCACGTACTGTGAATGGCAGTACCAGCACCCTTCACGGATGTACACCTCGCGCCCGTGCTTTTCCAACGGTGTGTAATCGGGGACGCTGATTTGCGTGTCGGCCACCACATCGGTGACGTGTGCGCGCTGTTGCTTGTTGGTCACGTACGGCGCGATGCCCTGCGTGCCAACGGCGAGGCCAAACAGGACAATGCCCGCACTAACCACGACGCCGGACGGCGTCTCCAGCCAGTTGCCTTTTTTGAGCGGCGCCATCGGCACCTTCTCGGACGTCTGCTCGATGGCGGCCATGCTCTCCACTGCTTCACCCGTCTGCGCGGTTTTGTAGAAGTTGATGACCATGAGCAGGATGGCGATGTCCATCGACAAACCACCCAGCGTTCGTGCCACCCACCAGGGTTTCATCTCGTTGACGGTATCGACGAAGTTCGCGCCGTGCTCCAG
Protein-coding regions in this window:
- a CDS encoding tetratricopeptide repeat protein, with translation MFSNQLLEKGKVAQRQGRFQEATQHLGQFLETHLEKLGENHPVIAATWFRLGQLWMEQGDPVQALVYFEKTKSSQVRNLGETHVHLTNTWNQMAAACVDQDDYDRAIECHQQALDISLRHYSEYHPSVALTCKSLGMVWYRKGDLDQALLFIQKALGGLRTICAQDHPLLAQTWNNLGMISEAQGNQREACNYFTKALDVACKAGLDTLKFTLEQKLEELTVLQEGDEEQTAADAAEEATHEEPAAPESTLYAGTKSRSH
- a CDS encoding acetolactate synthase large subunit — its product is MKASDLFVHALEQEGVESIFGVPGEETLNLMESLRHSNIRFILTRHEQAAGFMAATYGRLTGRVGVCLSTLGPGVTNLVTAGAYAQLGAMPMLMISGQKPIKKSKQGRFQIVDAIAMMRPLTKSTRQVVHGNSISVIVRESVRLAQEERPGAVHIELPEDIAEEECTARPYPVQTTRRPHADELAIEQAAQMLMQAKRPLLLIGAGANRYRTSQALRQFVDHTGIYFFNTQMGKGVVDERHPRFLGTAALSNKDYLHCAIEQADLILNVGHDVIEKPPFFMYANGSTQVIHVNFFSSNVDEVYFPQLDVVGDIADSIERLYRHITPSAQWELSFFEKVKLELEQHIEEKAVQPRFPVGPEFLVGEIRRIMPDDGILALDNGLYKIWFARNYKAYGLNTLLLDNALASMGAGLPSAMAARMVFPERKVMAICGDGGFMMNAQELETAVRLKLDLVIVVLCDNAYGMIKWKQTELGFPAFGMDYTNPDFCKFAEAHGATGHRVKRAEELFNVLGDCFNTPGIHLVEVPIDYAEDEKDLVEEIKSKTEAL
- a CDS encoding cbb3-type cytochrome c oxidase subunit I: MDTDQLVNKPLIKAWGWWGLIWLTIFPFIGVFVSIKFHNPEFLSDIAWFTFGRLRPVHVNGVVFGAFSTLFIALMYYIVPRLCGRRLFKEEWGHWLLWLWNLFLITGMASLMMGHNMGFEAGEFTWPFNLLRFFVLGMVTVQVLGTVFQRKEPRFYVSLWYITAAFVWTVFNLVLGNVVLPYGPFTGVDSAAMHGLYIHYIVGLWLTPAGLAIIYYFLPLAAKQSLFSHKLSLIGFWSLALFYPFVGTHHYLFSPIPYWTQTISIVTSMLLIIPVWTVVVNFFGTVRGRWGQVCGGKDADAYAGKFLILGAVYYLFGCFQGSVEALRRMQELTHFNDFVIAHSHLTVFGSMVVWVVGGMYYVWPRLTGRQLWSAKLASWHLWLTIGGFSVMAVGLTAQGFVQGSMLEHGANFVDTVNEMKPWWVARTLGGLSMDIAILLMVINFYKTAQTGEAVESMAAIEQTSEKVPMAPLKKGNWLETPSGVVVSAGIVLFGLAVGTQGIAPYVTNKQQRAHVTDVVADTQISVPDYTPLEKHGREVYIREGCWYCHSQYVRPVTGENFRWGPVSQNGEYVHDLPHLFSTRRIGPDLTRVGRRYSDGWHAAHHWNPRAVKKDSIMPRFPWLFEEPEKEGEAPKLNEDGKALVAYIQRLGTGIGDWRENFVSINLSVGTGINPGSHIQRDLLPLGEKVYDARCSGCHGDAGDGTGPSAKFLDPKPRDFTKGIFKFHSTPGKDALPTDGDLFKTITHGLWGTGMPPWHNLTQNERLAVIQYIKTFSDRWKQEEVKDPIAIPKETRVTLASIENGGKLYSNNCASCHGAEGRGDGPLAGALNDAWGFPIQPANFTLPAGEEGGVKLGHDSRHLFRTIMNGVGGDPMPVFKGTLDAKQVWDIVHFVQSLRVQTYEDRLLAVGVDPGALENVRRNIWAMLSNAADQGRLEEKVVELSGVSETKLGG